The Streptococcus parasanguinis genomic sequence CCAGGAATATACCTTCCTAAAATCATATTATTCATGAAGTAACAGCTCCTTTAGTTCCTCAATTTTGATTGGTAGTCTGTCCAGAGGAAGTCCTCTTCGTTTCAATTGAAGCGCAAAATTCGTAATTTGAGGGACTCCTAATTGAAGTTTTTGTAAATACTCAACCTGTTGAAACACTTCCCTTGGGGATCCGTTTAGGACAAGTTTTCCCGCTTCTAAAGCAAATACGGTATCAGCAAAATTTGCTACATCATCCATCGTATGAGTTACCAGAACTAGGGTCATCCCATTTTTATGTAATGTCTCAAACAGCGCCATCAATTCCTTTCTTCCAGCAGGATCTAGCCCTGCTGTCGGCTCGTCCAATACTAAAATCTCTGGTTCGATAGCTAAAATACCCGCGATCGCAACCCGTCTCATCTGTCCACCAGATAGTTCAAATGGACTTTTATCATAGATAGACTCTTCTAAACCAACGATCGCTAATTTTTCTTTGGCTATTTCCTCCGCTTTATCCTTAGGTACCCCAAAATTTTGTGGTCCAAAGGCTACATCAGCTAGAACAGTTTCCGCAAATAGCTGACTTTCTGGAAATTGAAAAACCAAACCGACTTTTTTTCTCAGGTACTTCATTTCTTTTGGCTCAGAATGATTATCTAAAACAAAATCTTCAAATTGAATCGTTCCTTTAGTCGGACGCAGTAAACCATTTAGTAATTGCAACAAAGTAGACTTGCCACTACCAGTATGCCCGATAATGGCTGTATAAGATCCATCTTTTATTTCCAAACTAATATCAGAAAGCGCCTGCCCTTCAAAAGGACTTCCCTCTTGATAAGTATAATAGACATTCTTTAAAGAGATTCCCATAGTTGGTCTAATAACTCACTTTCTGTTAGATAGTCCTGCTTTAGCGGAAAATGCGAGCTGAGAGATTCTTGGACCTGCTTACTAAAAGGCTTATCTAATCCAATCTCATTGAGGTCATTTCTTGAAAACAATTCCCGCGGCGTCATAGAAGACTCTAGTTTTCCCTTTTGAAACACGAGTGTTCGATCACTTAAGGCAATTTCGGTTAAATCATGGGTAATGGAGATAATTGTTAATTGAAATTTTTTTTGAAGTTCTCTCATTACCGCCATTAGATCCTCTCTACCTTCTGGATCTAACATACTAGTTGCTTCATCAAGGATAATAATAGTTGGTCTCAAGGCGATAATACCTGCTATAGCCACCCGTTGCTTTTGACCACCTGACAAACGAGATGGTTCGCGATCTTTAAACTCCAGCACACCAACTTGCTCAATAGCCTTCTCCACACGTTGAAGCATTTCTTCCCGTGGAATTCCTTGATTTTCTAAACCAAAGGCAACATCATCTTCTACTGTCGCACCAACAAATTGGTTATCAGGATTCTGAAATACAATCCCAATTTTACTACGGATTTCCCATATAGTTTCACGAGTCAGTTGTTTTCCATCAACGTAAATCTCACCAGACTCAGCTTCCAAAAGACCATCAATCAGACGTACAACTGTAGATTTCCCACTACCATTATGTCCAACAATCGAAAGCCACTCTCCTTGTTTCACGTGAAACGAAACCGTGTCAATTTGATACTCTTCTACTGTTTTATCGTATCGAAAGGATACATTTTTTAGCTCAATCATCTGTTTCATTTATTTAAATGTGTCTTTAAAGAGATAGCTACTTCCCTTAAAGTAGTCGTAACCAGAATAAATTGTGAAAATCAAAGCAATATAAAGCAACACTTGCCCTGGAAGAGTCCAATGGCAAAGCAAAAAGATAATGGCAAACATTTGGCTAAAGGTTTTAATTTTTCCTGGCATGGCTGCAGCAAGAACTGTACCACCTGTCTCAACAAGTAGAAGACGCAAACCAGTAACAGCTAACTCACGACAAATGATAACGGCTGCAATCCAAGCAGGAACCATTTTTAATTCAATCATCATGATAAAAGCTGACATGACCAATAATTTATCTGCCATTGGATCCGCAAATTTACCAAAATTACTAACTACATTCCATTTTCGTGCAAGAAAGCCATCTAAATAATCTGTAATACTAGCAATTGCAAAAATAACTGCCGCTACAATATGTCCTAAGTAAGAGTGACTTAAACTTAAAATGGCAATAAAAATAGGAATCATCACAACCCGAATTAATGTCAATGCATTAGGAATATTTTCTTTTTTCATACTTCCTCCAAAAAATAAACTATCTTTACATCTATTTTACAGATGCTGTAAACTCATAAAAATATACGATATAAATCACAAAGCCAAGGATGGTAAAACTAACTAGTAGATAATACAGGATTGGTAACCAGCTCGCTTTCTGTCTTAATTTTCTTGAATGAAGCTCTTCGTCATCTACAAGTATTTCTTCATCAAATAACAATTCTTTTCCTTCACGAAAAGCTGTCAATAGGATGGACTCATCTAATCCCAAAGCCCATGCTAACTTTTTAAGATAGATCTGAGCGTAAAAGGGACTCGGTAATAGATCAAACTCATCGTTTTCCAACGCTTCTATATAAGGAATTTCAATAGCTGTCTTATTTGACACATCCTGTAAACTTAAGTGTAAATTTACTCTTGACAGTCTTAACACTTGACCAATCGTTCTCTTCTTCATGTTTTCCCTTCTTGATACATTGTTTACTACTTTTGAAAAATCATATAGTCAACCATCTCAGCCTGGTCGATGAACTGACGCCCTAATTTGATGATATCTTGTAAACTAATACCTTGTAAAATCTTTGGAAGATCATAAGAAGTGCTACCGTCTGAAAAATATTCAAACTGAGTGGCACTATACTCAAGCGAATTTAAACCTTGTAAGAAATCACCAAACATTTCGCTTTTAATCGTATCCAAATGTTCTTGATTCACATCTGGATCCTTCTCAAATTGTTTGATCGCTGATCTAAATTGATGAGATAAGGACACCGGTTCTTGAGTATCCATTGTCAAAATAACGAAATGAAATAATTCCTCAACCTCGACTTCAAGTGTCAATGAGTTGTCAATCTTCCCAGCTTCATATAAACTTTGAAACCGTTGCGAAGTCCAACCAAACATCATCGAAAACAGTAATTTCAACATCAATTTATAACGAAATTTTTCCTCTTCCTTAATGATATCATTTCCTCGAATTCCAATTGCCAACTTAGGAGTAGCAACTTCCATTCTACAAGATTGATTCAATCTTACTTCATTTTTTTCTACAGGAAAACGTTCTAACTCCACAGATGGATGAAGAGGAACTCGATCATATTTCTTTACTACTTGCAATACTTCATCAACATCAAAGTTTCCGATCACTAATAAGTGCATTTGAGAGGGATGATAGAATAGGTCAAAGTTTTCACGGAGATTGTCTATTGTAATGTTAGAAATAGAATCCCTCGTCCCAGCAATATCGTCTGCTAAAGGTGTTCCAGGATATAAATTTTCTAACGCACCAAAAAATAATCGATAGTCTGGGCTATCTTGGTACATTCCAATTTCTTGTTGAATGATTTCTCTTTCCTTAGATACAGATTTTTCTGTAAAGGAAGCCTTTGAAACCATCTCCAATAACAATTGAATATTTTCAGTGACTTTTGAAGTTGTTGAGAAAAGATAACTTGTCTTTGTAAAGCTTGTAAAGGCATTGCTTTCCGATCCTAAATGAACGAATTTTTTTAAATAATCTTGACCATTTTCATCTTCAAATACTTTATGTTCTAGAAAATGAGCAATTCCTGCAGGATATTGTCGTTCATCCCCATTCACTAGAATTCGTGTATCCACTGAGCCAAACTTAGTTGTGATGATTCCATAGGTTTCATAATAATCTTCTTTGGGAATTAAATGAATAGTCAACCCATTTGACAAGCGTGTAAAGTAAACTTGCTCGCCAACTGATTCATAATATTTTTCTTTAATTTTCAATCTTTACACTACTTTCCTTCCATAAAATAAACAGACTGTAAATTAATTGTTTTTGCCACTTCAATAATTTCTTCTCTACTAACCTTATCGATGGACTCTAACCACTCTTCTAAAGAAAGGACTTTCGTTCCTAGGATCGTTTTCAGATATTCCCTTTCAATCAAGGTATTTTGCCGATCCTGTGCTAATAAGGTCGTATTCACCAACATTTCTTTTGTCAATTGAAGCTCTGACTCTGTAAACTTGCCTCGTTTTAAATCATTCAACTGTCGCATAATCAAGGTCATTACTTTCGTACGAGATTCCTTATCAATACCTGCAAAAACCCTCATGAAGCCTGTAAAAATATCAAAATGGCTTGAGATAGTATAAGCAAGGCCTTCTTTCTCACGTATTATTTGAAAAAGTCTCGAATGCGAGAAAGCTCCCAGCATCCCATTTAATACAACTAGAGGGATATGGAGAGATTCTCCATACTGGGTAGAAAAATGATAACCTAATTCTAAAATAGATTGTTGGTTTTGTTTTTGCTCTAACTTTTCTCTTACAACATTTGTAAAAGGTTGTTGATAGGTGACAGACAAATTGTTATCACGTGGCTTGAATTCAAACTGGTTCACTCGATCCACAATAGCGACCTCATTAAAGTCACCTATGAAAAAGAAGTCAATGTTATCTAATTGGAGCATCTGATGAAACTGTTCAAGAGAACTTTGAGCTGTTTCTTGTCTCACTAAATCAACTTTCCCCAATCTTGACATCCCGATTGTTTCGTCTTCAAAAAATAGTTGATTCAATTTCCCATGTGCATAATAATAAGGCTCTTCAATTTCTGACTCCAAATCGGAAATCGTATTTTTCTTTTCAACGTCAAATGTATCACTGTCAAAGTGATCTTCTACTACCAAAGGTGAAAAGAAGATAGTTTCTATAATGTCCAAAACCTCATCAGTAAGAACATTTTTCTTGCTCAAAAAGTCATCGCGCACAAAGGAAATATTCAAATCAACATAATGAACACGACCCCTCTTAGAGACTGAGGTGGACAATTCTACCCCGTATAGACTCGCTAATTTTTCACGGAATAATTGTGAAGTTGGATATTTTTGATTTGCAGTTTCCATCATACAGGCTACTAAAACACGCGCAGCCACGGTATTTTCATCTAATGGCGATGAAAAACGGACCTTAATTTTATTGGTTTTAAATTTTTTTGATTGAAGAAAGTGAAGATTCACGCCCTTTACTAATTCCATTTTCATCCTCGTTCTACTCAATAGTAACTTTCATTATAACACGAAATCACACTAAAATCCTAATTCAAACTGTGAAAAAACTCCTCAAATCACTCAACATTCTCTACCCTAGAAAAACTAAAAATATGGTATAATAACACGCAAAGAGGTGAACTATGAATTACAAATTATTTGATGACTTTATTACATTACAAGCAATCTTAAAAGAACTCGGTATTATACAGAGTGGTGGTGCAATCAAAGCCTTTCTTCAAGAAAAAGAAGTCTTTGTTAATGGTGAATTAGAACAACGGAGAGGCCGTAAACTTCGTGTCAATGATCAAATTGACATTCCTGAACTGAACATGACTATCACCATTCTTGAACCTTCTCAAGAAGAAATAGAAGAGCATCTTAAAGAAAAGGAAGAAAAGGAACGTGTTGCTAAACTTGTCAAGCAACTCAATCAACAACAAAAAAAACAACCGAAAAAGACTAACAAAAAAGAAAAAGCAATTCGCTTTCCTGGTATCTCCTAATGTGGTTAAAACAGTTATCCATTCAACATTTTCGTAATTATCAAGAACTTGAAGTCGAGTTTCATCCTGGATTAAATATTTTCCTAGGTCAAAATGCTCAAGGAAAGACCAATATTCTCGAATCAATTTATTTTCTAGCTTTAACCAGAAGTCATCGAACACGAAATGATAGAGATCTCATCTATTTTGAATCCACCGATTTTAAAGTTTCTGGTCAATTACAAAGAGAAACTGGTCCCCTTCCATTAGAAATTTCCTTAACACCAAAAGGTCGGATAACTAAGGTAAATCATTTGAAACAAGCCAAATTATCGAACTATATTGGCCATATGAATGTTGTCCTTTTCGCACCCGAAGATTTGCAACTGATCAAAGGATCACCTGCAGGACGTCGAAAGTTTATTGACATTGAATTAGGTCAGATGAAACCTCTCTATTTATCCGACTTATCTCAATACAACCATGTACTGAAACAAAGAAACAGTTATCTAAAAAATTCAGAAAAAATTGATGCTACATTTTTGGAGGTCTTAGATTCACAACTAGCTAGTTTTGGAAGTCGCGTCATCCATCATCGGCTTGAGTTTATTAAAAAATTAGAAGCTAAAGCAAAAGAAAAACACACTCGACTTTCTGACAACAAAGAAGACCTATCGATTCAATATCAGTCAACTGTTTTTTCTGAAGAAGGAAATGATATAGAAGAGCAGTTTCTCTCTATGTTGGAAAAAAACCGTCAGAAGGATATTTTTAGGAAAACAACAAGTATTGGGCCTCACAGGGATGATTTGGCATTTTTTATCAATAATATGAATGCTACCTTTGGTAGTCAAGGCCAGCATCGAAGTGTTGTTCTCTCTCTAAAATTAGCAGAAATCGAATTGATGGAAGAAATCACAAGAGAAAAGCCTATTTTATTACTTGACGATGTCATGAGCGAACTTGACAATTATCGTCAACTTCAACTACTTGAAACCATCTCTAATAATATTCAAACATTTATTACAACGACCACTCTTGATCATTTAAAAGAACTGCCTGAAGAGTTGAAATTTTTTACTGTTCAAGCCGGTCATATCAAAACAGCATCTTGACAATACTGTCAAGATGCTGTTATTTTTTATTTACAAATGTGTAAATTTATTGTGCCGAGTAGTTAGGCGCCTCGTTTGTAATTTGTACATCATGAGGATGGCTTTCTTTCAATCCGGCACCACTCATTTCAACAAATTGTGCATGATCATGTAAATCTTGAATGGTTGCTGCACCAACATAACCCATACCTGAACGAATACCACCGATCATTTGGAAGACCATATCTGCTACAGAACCTTTATAAGCAACGCGTCCTTCAATTCCTTCAGGGACTAATTTATTGGCTTCATTGACAGATCCTTGGAAGTAACGGTCGCTAGAACCTTTCTTCATTGCTGCAATAGATCCCATACCACGGTATGTTTTAAATTTACGACCTTGGAAGATTTCTGTTTCACCTGGTGCTTCATCTGTACCTGCAAGCATTGAGCCAAGCATAACCGCATTTCCACCAGCTGCGAGTGCTTTGACAATATCTCCTGAATACTTGATACCACCATCAGCAATGATCGTTTTTCCATATTCACGAGCTACAGCGGCTGCATCATAAATAGCAGTCACTTGAGGAACACCAACCCCTGCTACAACACGAGTTGTACAGATAGAACCTGGTCCAATTCCGACTTTAACAACGTCTACCCCTGCATCAAATAACGCACGAGCGCCTTCAGCTGTTGCAATATTTCCAGCGATCAAGGTACGATTTGGAAAATGAGCACGAATTTCTGCAATTTTACGAAGAACCCCAGCAGAATGTCCATGAGCAGTATCGATAACAATTGCGTCTGCACCTGCTTCAAAAAGGGCTTCTGCACGTTCAAAGGTATCCGAAGTAACCCCTACAGCACCAGCTACAAGCAAACGACCAAATTCATCCTTAGCCGCATTTGGAAACTCAATAACTTTTTCAATATCTTTGATTGTAATCAAGCCAGAAAGACGACCATTTTCATCTACCAATGGTAATTTTTCAATACGGTGCTCTTGTAGAATACGCTCAGCTGTTTCCAAATCAGTACCAACTGGTGCAGTCACCAAATTTTCACTTGTCATGTGATTTGAAATAGGTTGATTGTAATCAGAAATAAAGCGCAAGTCACGATTGGTAAGAATACCAACTAATTTACGATTTTCAAGTGTTTCAACAACTGGAACACCACTGATGCGGTATCGTCCCATGAGCTCATTTGCTTCTAAAATTGTATGAGATGGGGTCAAATAGAAAGGATCAATAATAACACCATTTTCAGAACGTTTCACCTTCCGTACTTCATCTGCCTGTTGCTCAATTGACATATTTTTATGGATCACACCAAGTCCACCAGCACGTGCCATTGCAATTGCCATTTGACTTTCTGTCACTGTATCCATTGCGGCAGTAATGATTGGGATGTTCAAGCGTAAATTACTTGCTAATTGTGTACTTAAATCTGCATCATTAGGCAATACGTGACTTTCTGCTGGAATCAAAAGCACGTCATCGAATGTAAACCCTTTTTTTAAAAACTTTGTATCCCAATTAGACATTAGATGGATCCTCTTTTCTTTTTATTGAGCAAGGCTCGAATTTTTATTGTTAATATCATACCATTCTATCGCAATTTGTCAATCATTTATTGGTAAATTATCAATGAACAGTAAAGAAATGTTCGCTATTAATGAAGTCGTTTTATTTTTTAAAATAGGTAATTCCCATCGCAGATTTTACTTCATCCAGTGTTTGAGCTGCTACATTTCGAGCACGCTCACTTCCTTTTTCAAGAATAGAGTATACTTCCCCCATATCCTTTGCAAACTCAAGGCGTTTTTCACGAATTGGTCTTAATTCACGATCTAAAATTTCTAAAAGATATCGTTTGGTCTTTACATCACCAAGTCCACCACGTTGATAATGTTCTTTCATTTCTGCAATTTCAGCTGCATCTTCTGGACGGCCAAATACATCCAGGTAATGAAATACCATATTCCCTTCGATTTTTCCTGGATCCTCTACTTTAATATGATCCGGATCAGTATACATACTCATCACTTTTTTCTTTAAAGTATCTGCATCATCAGCTAGATAAATTCCATTATTCAACGATTTAGACATTTTAGCATTTCCATCTAAACCAGGTAAGCGACCAGCTCCCTCATTTTCAGGATAAATTCCTTCTGGTTCGACCAAAGCATCTGTGTTGTATGCATGGTTAAAGGAACGAACAATCTCACGAGTTTGTTCAATCATTGGTTTTTGGTCATTTCCTACTGGAACAAAATTTGCTTTAAATGCTGTAATATCAGCTGCTTGTGAAATAGGGTATACCAAAAATCCTGTTGGAATACTCTCACCAAAACCTTTTTGAGAAATCTCAGTTTTTACAGTTGGGTTTCTTTCAAGTCGTGCCAAAGATACCAGATTCATATAATACATAGTCAATTCTGCCAATTCAGGAATCTGACTTTGAATGAAAATCGTAACCTTTTCAGGATCCAATCCTGCAGCAAGATAATCTAAAGCAACATTTCCAATAGATTCTACAATCGTTTTTGGATCTTTTGCATGGTCTGTCAAAGCTTGCTGGTCTGCTAGGAAAACAAACATATTATACTCGTCTTTATTTTGTAGCAAGACGCGATTTTTTAAAGAACCTACATAGTGGCCAATATGAAGTTTTCCTGTTGGTCTATCTCCTGTCAAAATGATGGGTTTTGTCATACTCTTCTCCTTAATCGTTATCCCTATCATTATAGCACTTTCTAGTTGAAAATGTTAGTCTTCCCTCTATGTTTGTGACGAAATTACACTTTACTATCTTGTCAACTAAATTTACAAAATTGTAAAAATAAATTGACACTAAAAAAGTTGAATTTTCCCCTATTTTCTAGTAAAATGAAGACATTATAGAAAGAGGAGAATATCATTGCTTACAGTATCAGACGTCTCACTACGTTTTAGTGATCGAAAATTGTTTGACGATGTCAATATCAACTTTACAGAAGGAAATACATACGGTCTTATCGGTGCCAATGGTGCTGGAAAATCAACCTTTTTAAAAATTTTAGCTGGAGATATTGAACCAACAACTGGTCATATTTCTCTTGGTCCTGATGAACGTTTGTCCGTTTTGCGTCAAAATCACTTTGACTATGAAGACGAACGGGTCATCGATGTTGTCATTATGGGAAATGAAAAGCTCTACAACATTATGAAAGAGAAAGATGCTATCTACATGAAAGAAGATTTCTCTGATGAAGATGGCGTCCGTGCAGCTGAACTTGAAGGTGAATTTGCCGAACTTGGTGGATGGGAAGCAGAAAGTGAAGCATCTCAATTGCTTCAAAATCTAAATATTTCAGAAGACCTTCATTATCAAACTATGAGCGAGTTAGCCAATGGGGATAAAGTGAAAGTTCTCTTAGCTAAAGCCCTTTTTGGTAAACCAGATGTCCTTCTTTTGGACGAGCCGACCAATGGATTGGATATTCAATCCATTACCTGGTTAGAAGATTTTCTGATTGATTTTGAAAATACGGTTATCGTTGTATCCCATGACCGCCACTTTTTGAATAAAGTCTGCACCCATATGGCGGATCTCGACTTTGGAAAAATTAAACTTTACGTCGGAAACTATGATTTCTGGAAAGAATCTTCTGAACTTGCAGCAAAATTACAAGCAGATAGAAATGCAAAAGCTGAAGAAAAAATTAAACAATTGCAAGAGTTTGTCGCACGTTTCTCAGCCAACGCTTCAAAATCAAAACAAGCAACTTCGCGTAAAAAAATGCTTGACAAGATTGAACTTGAAGAAATTGTTCCATCTAGTCGGAAGTACCCATTTATCAACTTTAAGGCAGAACGAGAAATTGGTAACGATCTCTTGACAGTTGAAAATCTTTCTGTCAAGATTGATGGTGAAACTATCCTTGACAATATCAGCTTTATCTTACGTCCTGGTGACAAAACCGCCCTTATCGGACAGAACGATATTCAAACAACCGCTTTGATCCGTGCATTGATGGATGATATTGAATATGAAGGAACTGTCAAGTGGGGAGTTACAACTAGTCGATCATATCTACCAAAAGACAACAGTCGTGATTTTGCAGGTGGTGAAAGTATTCTTGATTGGCTTCGTCAATTTGCAAGTAAAGAAGAAGATGACAATACTTTCCTTCGTGGTTTCTTAGGACGGATGCTCTTTTCGGGTGACGAAGTTAACAAGTCTGTCAACGTCTTGTCAGGGGGAGAAAAAGTTCGTGTCATGTTGTCTAAATTGATGCTCCTCAAGTCAAATGTTCTTGTACTGGATGATCCAACCAATCACTTGGATTTGGAGTCTATTTCAAGTTTGAATGATGGATTGAAGAATTTTAAAGAATCGATTATCTTTGCTAGCCATGACCACGAATTCATTCAAACACTCGCCAACCATATTATCGTTCTTTCAAAAAACGGCGTAATCGATCGTATTGATGAAACCTATGATGAGTTTCTTGAAAATGAAGAAGTTCAAGCAAAAGTGAAAGAACTTTGGAGTCAATCATAAAAATAAAGAGCCCTGAAATAATGATTTCAGGCTCTTTCAGTAGAAATATATGAATAAAACAAAGCTAAAAACATCCCTTTTTATAGTATCTTCTTTCCTGATTCCAGCTATCATGATGTTCTTTATTTACCTCTCACAAGGAATCTACTGGAACAGTGATACATCCCCCTTATTAGGAGATGGTTATCATCAGTATGTCATTTTTGATACCACACTTCGAAATATTTTACATGGGACAGATAGCCTATTTTACAGTTTCCAAAGTGGATTAGGCATTAATTTCTATGCACTCAGTAGCTATTATCTAGGAAGTTTCTTTTCTCCTCTTGTCTACTTCTTTAATGCACAATCCATGCCAGATGCTGTTTATCTCATCACTCTTCTTAAATTTGGAGCTATTGGATTAAGCACTTATATTAGTTTGCATGGAATGTTTTCTAAAATTCCTAGATTCCTGGTTCTTACCCTTTCAACATCATTTGCTCTTATGAGCTTTGCTATCAGCCAAATTGAAATCAAAACTTGGCTAGATGTTTTTATCCTAGCACCATTAATTCTTTATGGATTCAAAAAACTCATTTACAATGAGGGAGAGATTCTCTACTTTATCAGCTTAACCAGCTTGTTTATCCAAAATTATTATTTTGGGTTTATGATGTCTATTTTTCTTATTTTATGGTACTTGACACAACTGTCATGGGACATCAAAGGAATTGGAAAACGCTTCTTTCATTTTGTGATTGTATCTCTTTTATCAGTTATAACAAGCCTTGTGATGTTATATCCAACCTTCTTAGATTTACGCACTCATGGAGAAAGTTTTTCAAAGGTTGACAGTATCTTTACAGAAAAAAGTTGGTATCTTGACGTATTTGCGAAAAATTTCATTGGAAGTTTTGACACTACTAAATATGGATCAATTCCAATGATCTACGTGGGATTATTTCCACTTCTATTAGCGATCACCTTTTTCTTTGTAAAGTCGATCAAGTTTCACGTGAAACTTTCTTACTTTATACTCTTGATCATTCTTATTTTGAGTTTTCGTTTTCAATTATTAGATCTCCTTTGGCAAGGTATGCACGCGCCAAATATGTTTCTTCATCGATACTCTTGGATCTTTTCTTTGACGATTATTCTGATGGCAGGAGAAGTACTAAATCGAATAGAGGAGATCACTTGGATTCGTTTTAGTCTTGCTAATTTCCTCCTTATTCTAGGATTTGGAGCAACTGTCCTTTACAGCAGTCACTATAAATTTTTAGATGCTGTCAATTTTATTGTTACTTTTGAATTTTTAATTGCTTTCTATTTGGTCTGTTTAGGATTTATCCTAAAAAAGATACCGCCTAGACTTTTCTATCTTTCGATCCTTTTTTTCTCCATTTTTGAATTATCGGTAAATAGTTATTATCAAATGGAAGGAATTGCGAATGAATGGATCTTTGCTTCTCGGTCATCCTACGAACGCGACTTAAAAGCCATCCAATCCTTAGTAAGAGAGAAGACAGACTCAAATTATCGGACTGAGATTCTACATCCACAAACGGGCAATGATAGCATGAAGTATGGTTATAATGGAATTTCTCAATTTTCATCTGTACGAAATACGGATGCTAGCTCGACATTGGACAAACTAGGATTTAAATCTGAAGGAACTAACCTCAATCTTCGATACCAAAACAATTCTATTTTAATGGATAGTCTATTTGGTGTTCGCTATAATTTAAGCCAACAACCTGTTCAAAAATTTGGATTTAAAGAGATTGCAACCAAAAATGGAGTCTCACTTTCAGAAAACGAATATGCCTTACCAATCGCCTTTCTGTCAGCAAAACCTTATAAAAATACTTCCTTTACGAATTTGACACTGGATAATCAGACACGATTCATCCATCAAATCACAGATGAAAAATATAAATTTTATAAGAAATTAAATATTCTCTCGCCTACTTCACAAAATACTACATCTTCGTTGCAAACTGCAAAAATTGAAGAAGATAGTCATCTATCCTACGCAAGTATTCAATATGAAGTAACGGTTCCTGCCCATAGCCAACTATATGTCAATGTTCCAAATTTACAATTTTCAAACGATGATCGGAAAGATATTGAAATCAGCTACAATGGACAGACCCAACGCTATACCATTGATAATGCCTTTCCATTCTTTTCGATTGGCCATTTTGACACAGAGGAAACAGTTACTATTCGTTTGAGTTTTCCAGAAAATTCGACAGTCTCCTTTGATACACCAGAATTTTTTGCTCTGGATCTTGACCAATACACACAAGCTATCGCTAGCATTCGTCAGCAAGAAGTTGCTATTCACAAAAAGAAAAACAAATTGGTAGCAGCCTATAACGCAAATAGAGACACTACCCTTATTTTTACACTCCCTTATGATAAAGGCTGGTCAGCTAAACAAAATGGAAAGCCTAT encodes the following:
- a CDS encoding YfhO family protein, which encodes MNKTKLKTSLFIVSSFLIPAIMMFFIYLSQGIYWNSDTSPLLGDGYHQYVIFDTTLRNILHGTDSLFYSFQSGLGINFYALSSYYLGSFFSPLVYFFNAQSMPDAVYLITLLKFGAIGLSTYISLHGMFSKIPRFLVLTLSTSFALMSFAISQIEIKTWLDVFILAPLILYGFKKLIYNEGEILYFISLTSLFIQNYYFGFMMSIFLILWYLTQLSWDIKGIGKRFFHFVIVSLLSVITSLVMLYPTFLDLRTHGESFSKVDSIFTEKSWYLDVFAKNFIGSFDTTKYGSIPMIYVGLFPLLLAITFFFVKSIKFHVKLSYFILLIILILSFRFQLLDLLWQGMHAPNMFLHRYSWIFSLTIILMAGEVLNRIEEITWIRFSLANFLLILGFGATVLYSSHYKFLDAVNFIVTFEFLIAFYLVCLGFILKKIPPRLFYLSILFFSIFELSVNSYYQMEGIANEWIFASRSSYERDLKAIQSLVREKTDSNYRTEILHPQTGNDSMKYGYNGISQFSSVRNTDASSTLDKLGFKSEGTNLNLRYQNNSILMDSLFGVRYNLSQQPVQKFGFKEIATKNGVSLSENEYALPIAFLSAKPYKNTSFTNLTLDNQTRFIHQITDEKYKFYKKLNILSPTSQNTTSSLQTAKIEEDSHLSYASIQYEVTVPAHSQLYVNVPNLQFSNDDRKDIEISYNGQTQRYTIDNAFPFFSIGHFDTEETVTIRLSFPENSTVSFDTPEFFALDLDQYTQAIASIRQQEVAIHKKKNKLVAAYNANRDTTLIFTLPYDKGWSAKQNGKPIQIHRIQKGLMGVRVSKGSGTVTLTFVPQGFIEGLIAFFVGIILFFLYEWRQIKRRKSQGI